One Alphaproteobacteria bacterium genomic region harbors:
- a CDS encoding Do family serine endopeptidase, with the protein MNARIAALSVALVAGLLSAAPTWAQQVPASRDQMQVSFAPLVKRVSPAVVNIYARTRVKQEIPPFLRFFGDEFLRQLPKERVAQSLGSGVIVRQGGLIVTNNHVVRGATEINVVLADRREFAATVLSTDDRYDLAILKLDGEPGNMPFLELRDSDTLEVGDLVLAIGNPFGLNQTVTSGIISALARSGSGVTENGFFIQTDAAINPGNSGGALVSMDGRLIGINTAIFSRSGGSIGIGFATPSNIIARMIEAGERGGRMVRSWIGASVQRVSADIATSLNLARPHGVILRAVAADGPAARAGLRVGDVMLSINEQAVDDEASLRFRLATLPLNSTANVRVLSRGQERSVQVRLTAPPENPARDRSQLSGRNPLAGVTVMNMSPAVADELGVDAWTQGVVVAEIAQGAPIARVVRPGDYIVSINGQPIDSVATLRSALGGEKPGWSVTVRRKGEERTFTFRG; encoded by the coding sequence ATGAATGCAAGGATCGCCGCCTTGTCCGTGGCTCTTGTCGCCGGCCTGCTTTCGGCGGCTCCGACTTGGGCGCAGCAGGTTCCAGCATCGCGCGACCAGATGCAGGTCTCCTTCGCGCCGCTGGTCAAGCGCGTCTCGCCGGCCGTCGTCAACATCTACGCCCGCACACGGGTGAAGCAGGAGATTCCGCCATTCCTGCGCTTCTTCGGCGACGAGTTCCTGCGCCAGTTGCCGAAGGAGCGAGTGGCGCAGTCGCTCGGCTCCGGCGTCATCGTGCGCCAGGGCGGCCTGATCGTGACCAACAATCACGTCGTGCGCGGCGCCACTGAGATCAACGTCGTGCTCGCCGACCGGCGCGAATTCGCCGCCACGGTGCTGTCGACCGACGATCGCTACGATCTCGCCATCCTCAAGCTCGATGGCGAGCCCGGCAACATGCCATTCCTCGAACTGCGCGATTCGGACACCCTCGAGGTCGGCGACCTGGTGCTGGCGATCGGCAATCCCTTCGGCCTCAACCAGACCGTGACCAGCGGCATCATCTCGGCGCTGGCCCGTAGCGGCAGCGGCGTGACCGAGAACGGATTCTTCATCCAGACCGACGCGGCGATCAATCCCGGCAATTCCGGCGGCGCGCTGGTGTCCATGGACGGCAGGCTGATCGGGATCAACACCGCGATCTTCTCGCGCAGCGGCGGCTCGATCGGCATCGGCTTCGCCACGCCGTCGAATATCATTGCGCGCATGATCGAGGCCGGTGAGCGCGGTGGGCGCATGGTGCGCTCATGGATCGGCGCCAGCGTGCAGCGCGTCAGCGCCGATATCGCCACGTCGCTCAACCTGGCGAGGCCGCACGGCGTGATCCTGCGAGCGGTGGCGGCTGACGGTCCGGCGGCCAGGGCCGGCCTGCGCGTCGGCGACGTCATGCTGAGCATCAACGAGCAGGCGGTCGACGACGAGGCCTCGTTGCGCTTCCGTCTCGCGACGCTGCCGCTCAACAGCACCGCCAACGTCCGTGTGCTGAGTCGCGGCCAGGAGCGTTCGGTGCAGGTCAGGCTGACCGCGCCGCCGGAGAACCCTGCGCGCGACCGTTCGCAGCTCAGCGGCCGCAATCCGCTGGCCGGCGTCACCGTGATGAACATGTCGCCGGCGGTGGCCGACGAGTTGGGCGTCGATGCCTGGACGCAGGGGGTGGTGGTCGCCGAGATCGCCCAGGGTGCGCCGATCGCGCGCGTCGTCCGGCCGGGCGACTACATCGTTTCAATCAACGGGCAGCCGATCGATTCGGTGGCCACCCTGCGCTCGGCGCTGGGCGGCGAGAAGCCGGGCTGGTCGGTCACGGTGCGCCGCAAGGGCGAGGAGCGCACCTTCACCTTCCGCGGCTGA
- the rplQ gene encoding 50S ribosomal protein L17: MRHGMNGRKFNRDSSQRKALFKSLSLALIKHEQIRTTLPKAKDIRPIVERLVTLGKRGDLHARRQALAQLGDEGMVHKLFTTIAERYKSRAGGYTRVLKAGFRYGDAAPMALIEFVDRDVDAKGQDSGPSAEKADENAEAAA, encoded by the coding sequence ATGCGACATGGAATGAACGGACGGAAGTTCAACCGGGACTCGTCCCAGCGCAAGGCGCTGTTCAAGAGCCTCTCGTTGGCGCTGATCAAGCACGAGCAGATCCGCACCACCCTGCCCAAGGCCAAGGACATCCGCCCGATTGTCGAGCGGCTGGTCACGCTGGGCAAGCGCGGCGATCTGCATGCCCGCCGCCAGGCGCTGGCGCAACTCGGCGACGAGGGCATGGTGCACAAGCTCTTCACGACCATCGCCGAGCGCTACAAGAGCCGCGCCGGCGGTTACACCCGCGTGCTCAAGGCCGGCTTCCGCTACGGCGACGCCGCGCCGATGGCGCTGATCGAGTTCGTCGACCGCGATGTCGACGCCAAGGGCCAGGACAGCGGCCCGTCGGCCGAGAAGGCGGACGAGAACGCCGAGGCTGCAGCGTAA